Within the Fervidobacterium gondwanense DSM 13020 genome, the region GAAGTTTGTATACAAGTATCATCGCCAACTTTGTGGTGGACGGTTTTTCAAACGCAGTCAAAAAATCGAAAGCCTTGAAGATTTATGTAAGTAACATAATGACTCAGCCAGGTGAAACAGAAGGTTATACATTGAAAGACCACGTTTATGAAATAGAGAGATACCTTGGTACAAATTTAAATTATATAATACATTCATTACCACCTGAATCTAATGTACTTGAAAGATATGCACAGAAAAGCTCGTATCCAGTAAAGATTGACATCGATGACACAAGACTTGTCGTTGGACACTTTTCACGAGTACTTTACGAGACAGAGCACAGGATAAGGCACGACTCTTTCGCAGTAGCAAATGCTATTTTTAATCTGCTAACATCAAAAATAGAAAATATTGATAAAGCACAATCAGAGGTGACAATGTGAAATACACATTTTCCGAGGAAGTTAAAGGTGAATTGTGCCAAGTCGAAATACTCAGCATCGAGGAAGCTCGTGCTGAGTTAAGTGGTTATTTAAAAGGTAGGGGAACATATGTAAAAACTTCTGTTGATAGCTACATATCATTAGAAGTCGGATTTATTCCAGCAGCTCGCAGAATAATGAATTTAATGCATACATTGGGGACAGATAAGAAAAAACTCACATTGATTAAAAACCGGCTACAAAGAAAGAGAGTTCAGATTTTTATCCCTACGGATATTCTTGAAAAGCTCGAGATTTCAATAATCACTGTTCCGGAAGGCATAGAAAAAGATATAGGTCTTTTTGGAGCATTTTTGCGTGGGTTGTTTGTTTCAACTGGTTCTGTAACTGACCCATTGAGGAGTTATCATTTTGAAATTGTTTCTTACAATGAGCAGCTACTGTACTATATTCAAAAAAATCTGGATGAAATTCTCGGCGTATATGGTAATATTACAAAATTGAGGTATAATTATAGATATTATCTCAAAAGCGGGCAAGATATACAAGAACTCTTTGAACTAATGGGAGCTATAAGAGCATCAGCTCATTTGGAAAAGATAATAACATCAAGAGAGATAAAGGCGGATATAAACCGCACACTTAATTTTTTAAGTGCTAATGCCAAAAGAACTGGTGAAAGCAACGCAAAGCAGATTGAGATTATAAACAAGATCAAAGAAGCTGTCGGGCTTGAAAATCTTCCTGAGGATTTAAGACTATTTGCTCAGCTGAGATTAGAAAACGAAGAATTGTCACTTACAGAAATTGGCGAACTGTATGATCCACCTCTCACAAAAAGCATGGTATACACGAAAGTTAGGAAACTGATGAAAATATACGATCAACTCGATAGTCTTGTGAGAGAAAAAAATGTGTAAATACAAATAAGAGTGGTGAGGTACGTGAGATGTCCATTCTGCGGTTACGAAGATACGAGGGTTTTGGACTCCAGAGAACTCAGCGAAGGAAGAGCAATTCGAAGAAGGCGCGAATGTCCCAACTGCCACGCAAGATTTACAACATACGAGCGATATGAAACAGGCCCAATAACTGTTGTAAAAAAAGATGGTCGAAGAGAAAAATTCGACAGAAAAAAAATTCTAAATGGACTGCTAAAAGCATTTGAAAAACGGCCAGTCACTACTGAAGATATAGAAAGAATTGTTGATAATGTTGTTTCCACTCTTCAAAAAAGCGGCGCGATCGAAATCAGCACTGAACTGATAGGGAAAATAGTGATGGAAGAACTGAGGAAAATAGACCAAGTTGCATATGTGAGATTTGCGTCTGTTTACAAAGATTTCAGGGAAATTGATCAGTTCATAGAAGTCATTAAAGAACTTAGAAACGAGAATCAAAGTAAATTCTAATAGTTTTAAAATGCGAAAGAGCGCGTAGGAGGGATTTACGGATGGAAAAAGTGAAACTCACGAAAGCAGGTTACGAGAAACTTAAACAAGAACTCGATGAATTAAAAAGACAACTCATGTTTGAAATTCCGGAGAGAATTAAAGCTGCAAGAGAGCTCGGAGACTTGTCAGAGAATTCAGAATATCAAGAGGCAAAGAATGAACAAGGAAGAATAGCTTCAAGGATAAATGAACTCGAACAGATGCTCATGAATGCAGAGATAATAAGTGACAATTTTGATTCTTCAACTGTCGGTTTGGGCGATTGGGTACTCCTTAAAAACCTTGAGAACGGTAGCGAAATGAAAGTACAGCTTGTCAACCCTCAAGAAGCAGATATATTTGCAAATAAGATAAGCATAGATTCTCCACTCGGTAGAGGAATAAACGGTGCTAAAAAAGGTCAGACAATAAAGATTAAAGCACCAAAGGGCATAGTGAAGTATCAGATAATGGATATAACCGCTGAATAATCTTGGCTTTAAGTAGTAAATCCATAGGAGGGATTTATCTTGTTAAAGGATTTTAGGGAGCAACGAATCAGGGAAATTGAAGAAATCAGAAAACTTGGAATCAACCCGTATCCTTATTCATATAACAAAACACACACAACAGAGGAAATAAAAAAAGATTTCGAACACTTAGCCAATGGCGAAGTCACAGACAAAAAAGTATCTACGGCCGGAAGAATCATGTCTATCCGTGAACACGGTAAGAGTGCGTTCTTCCACATAAAGGACACATTTGGTCGTATACAAGCTTACGTAAGAAAAGATAAAACTGAAAACTATGAATTTTTCAAAGAACATATAACAATGGGCGACATAATAGGTGTAGAAGGCGTCGTTTTTAAGAGTAATACGGGTGAAATCACGATACTTGTAGAGAAGTTTGAATTACTCAATAAACCACTCAGACCAATGCCAGAGAAATGGCACGGAATAAAAGATAAGGAAATACTTTACAGACAAAGATACGTCGACATGATCGCAAATGATGAAACAATAAAGAGATTCAGAATGCGTTCTGATATAATAAGAATGATAAGAGAATTCTTAACACAAAAAGGCTTCTTCGAAGTTGAGACGCCTATTTTGCAGTACCTTACCGGCGGGGCATCAGCAAGGCCCTTCATCACACACCTCAACGCTCTTGATATCGAAATGTACTTGAGAATAGCTACTGAACTCCATCTGAAGAGATTTATCGTCGGCGGTTTTGATAAAGTATACGAAATAGGAAAAATATTCAGAAACGAAGGTATCTCATACAAACACCACCCAGAATTTACGTCTATCGAGCTGTACCAAGCATATGCTGATTACGAAGATATGATGAACCTTACAGAAGAGCTAATCACATACCTTGTCGAACAGCTTTACGGAACGACTAAAATCACGTACCAGGGGCAAGAAATAGATTTCACAAGGCCGTGGCGTAGAGTTAAGATGCGTGACTTCATCAAGGAAAATTTAGGCATCGATATTCTCGAAGATAGCGACGAAAAAATGGCTGAGTTCCTGAAATCAAGAGGTGTAGAAATAGACATAAACGATAGAGGCCATATGATTGAAAAGCTGTGGGACCTTGTTGAAGACAAGGTTGTGCAGCCCACATTCTTGTTGGAACACCCAGTTGAGATTTCGCCGCTTGCAAAAAAGCATAGGGAAGACCCAAGAGTTACGGAAAGATTTGAACTAATTATCTACGGTAGAGAAATGGCAAATGCATTCAGTGAGCTTAATGACCCTGTTGATCAACTTGAAAGATTCATGAACCAACTCAAGCTAAGAGACCTTGGCGACGAAGAAGCGCACATGATGGATAAAGACTTTGTCAGGGCTCTTGAATATGGAATGCCACCAACAGGCGGATTGGGAATTGGTATAGATAGGCTCGTTATGCTCCTCACAGACAGTGCAAATATCAGGGACGTCATAGCATTCCCGCTTGTAAGGCCTGAAGGCGATGTAGATATTGAAGAAATCGAAATTTCTGAGGAAGCAAAAGAAGGGGGAGAAGGAAGATGAGTAAGGAAAGTAAGGATGTAAAGCTTAGGAAAACTATTAGCAAGTGGCAACAGATTTTCATCTGGGTTATAGCTATCGCATTTATCGCAGGTATAGCACTCTGGGCTTTGGCAGTTAACTACTCACCGAGCGCAAAGAAAGCAAAGAGGACTATCGAAGAAGCAGTCGGATACTTGACAGTAGATGGCACACCTGTGAAAAACGAAAAGTATTGGATTTTCCCAGAAGAAGTTGAGCAGACATATGGTGACCTTCTTGCACAATACAATAACCCAACATTGGACCCAGCATTCGAACAACCATACGTCAAAACGCTTGTGGCAGTAGATCTACTCAACAAGAAAGTGATACTTTACTACGCCGAACAAAACAAAATTAAAGCTGATCCAGCCAAAGTAAAAGAAGAAGTGAAAAAAGAAGTAGACGCAGTAAAGAAAGACCAATCAAAATCTCAACAGATTAAGACGCAGTACGGAAGCATATCAAATTACGAAAAGGAATTCAAAGCTCAAAAGGAAGTAGAACTAACAATCCAGGCAGTTAAGGACAAACTCGGCGCAGTTTCTGAAGACGAGATGAAGAAATATTACGAAGAGAATAAAGCTGATGTAATCACTAAATACACAAAAGCGGAAGTCGCATACGCTACATTTGATACGAAAGAAAAGATGCAGAACTTTGTTGCACTCGCAATGGATAAAGGCGTTACAGCCGCTGCTTCTGAAGCATCTGTTACTTTCACAGACTACACACTTACAAAAGGTACACTACCTGAAGAACTTGAATCACAAATATTCGATGCAACATCAACCATCGTTTCGTTCCCATACAATGAGACATATTTCGTTTTTAATGTAAAGAGTGTGCAGAAAGTCGATACATTTGACAACTTCAAGGCCTCAAGCGCGTACAGTGAAGTGCTCGGAGAATTACAAAACAAGAAATTTGCTGAGAATTTAAACAAATGGAAAGAAGAAAACAAGGTAGACATAGCATTTAACGATCCGGTTTACAAGACCTGGTATACTGCATTATCTTCTGAAGAAAAAGATTTATTAAATGCTTACAAAAAATTGTATGAAGAACTTTTCAGCGAAGATGAAAATGTTAGAACGGATCTTCCATACGAGCAAAAAGCAGCGTTTATAGTAGTTGCTGATAGGATCGCAGCAAGCACCGACACAGCATTAGAAGTAGTAAAAGCAGATGTCAAAGAATTTGAGAAAAAGATCGTTCAGTCCATATACGACCAAATAAAAGGTTCTTCGCTCGAGATATTAAGAAGAATGAAAGAATACTATCCTGAAAAGAAAGACATCGCGTATGATTACTACTCAAAGCTTTATGATCAAATAAAACCATACCTCTCAGTAGGTGGAGCATACTACGTAATGAACCAACTCTTTGAAATCTATCAAGGTTTCGCAGATCTTGCTGAATCCACTTCGACAGATGTAAAGATACGTGCAGATTCGTACTACAAGCTGTACGATATGAACAAACAACTCGACGATCCAAAAACGGCAAAGGAGTACCTCGCAAAACTTAAAGAGATTAAACCAGATTACAGCATTAATTTCGAAACCGCCGAAAAAGAACTCGAAGATATGATGAAGCAAAAGGAAACAAACAATCAGACAAACGAAGCAACACAAACAAGCCAGAACAAATAAGCAATCAAAAATCCCCCGCATTAGGAGTGCGGGGGATTATTTATTGAGCTACTACTTCAAAATCTGGAGGTGTGCGTATGATTAACTTGAGAAGAGTATTTTCATTTTTGGTACTTTTGTCTGTTGTTCTATTTCCCGTTATTGCTCTTTCTGTACAACAATCTACAGAGGTTAAGATTCTTGGATACTTAGAAATGGACGGAAAAGCACTTGAAGGTTCGCAAATAACAGAAAGCGACGTTGAAGATATTTACCAAGCATATCTTGACTATTACGGTTCTTTCGATCACATTTTCGAAGAACCCTACGTTAAAGCGTTGGTAATAGACCAAATCCTGAAAGATAGATTCATAGAATACCTTTCAAAAAAGGAAGGATTAAGCATCGAAGAATTTGAGGAAAAACATTCACAAATTACTGATAAAGACATGGAAGAATATTACGATGAAAATCGTGCAGAAATCATGGAGGAACAATACGTTGATTTTGATTATGCGGTTTTCGAAACACAGGAAGAGGCGTCTTCGTTCTACGAGCTGGCGCAAAAATTAGGTTTCCAAAAAGCTTTGGAGTCTCTCCCAGAAACGTCGACGCATGAAACAGACACATATGAAGGACTGAAAAAATCAGAAACAGGAGATGCTTTTGTAGACATACTCTTTGGCGATTATGAAAATAAATTGAGACTGCACTCGACAGAGAATGGGAATTTTGTTTTTTACATAAGGAAATTAAACGATCTTTCAACGTTTGAGCAATTCAAAGATTCTCCGCTCTATGCAGAAGTTCAGTCTAATCTTTCGCAGAATAAATTCCAAAAATACATAGAAGAAAAAATCAATAGTGAGAAGGTTAACTACGTTACTGCGAAAGAGTATGAAATCTGGGTAAAGATAGTCCGAGGGATTCCAGCTGAAGAAATATTGAATCATCATATTAAAGATGTGTTTGATTCCACCGGTAATTTAACCACTGAAGAACCTTGGACTATATCTGCAATCCTAACGGTTATAGAGGACGCAAAACTTCAAGATGAATTTTCGAAAGAATACGAAAATGGAATCCGCAAACTATACGATTTGGGCAACAAATCTTTCTTAGTTTTGGCAAGGTTAAAGCAGTATGATAATTCCGAAAAGGTGTCAATTGAATACAACGTCGAGCTTTCCAAAATACTTATTTCTTACATTGAAAACGGGGACACTCTCTCTGTAATGCAATATATATACAACAACATTATGGAATTGAGTAACTTAAGCGATTCATCAAATCCTGAAATTAGGCAGACCGCTCTTGAGTATCTCTATAAGATGTATGAGGCTTTAGGAGACGATGAGGCCGCAGAGGTATATCTTGAACAATTAAAGAATGAGAATCCAAATTATGAAGAAGAATGATCAAGAGTAATTAGAGAAATTCTTTGGTACTGGGGGTGTGATGATGCACTGGGTGATAACTGGTGCAAATCGTGGTATAGGGCTTGCCATCACAAAACAATTGTTAAAAGAAGGTGAAAAAGTTACTGTGGGCATTAGAACATCGATGCCCTTTGAACACATTAACCTAACTGTTTTGAAAGTCGATACGTCAAATCCTGTTTCTATCTCAGAATTTGCTGAAAAAATAGATGAACCAATCGACGTACTAATAAACAACGCAGGAATACTGATTGAGGAAAGATTTCCAAACGTTACCGAAGAAGGCATGCTGTTATCTTTCAAAGTCAACACGATGGGGCCCTACATGCTGATTCAAGAGTGCGTTAAACTGAACAAGCTGAAAGACGGTTCAAAGATAATCAACATCTCAAGTATCCTCGGCAGTATAGCAAACACGGGTGGGACAACATCCGTTCCCTACTCTATTTCAAAAGCAGCACTGAATATGGTTACGAAATTGATGGCTCACAGGTTGAGAAATATGTACGTTATTTCTATGCACCCCGGTTGGGTTAAGACAGACATGGGTGGTGAAAATGCTCCAGTATTGCCCGAAGAATCGGCATCGGGTATAATTAATGTAATAAGAAAACTTGATAAAACAGGGGTTTTCTTAGACTACACTGGAAATTCCATAGAGTGGTAGAATTTCTTAAAATGTTTAGTAGAAACAAGCTCCCGTAATTAAAAAAGTGAAATAGAATAG harbors:
- a CDS encoding SDR family oxidoreductase; this encodes MHWVITGANRGIGLAITKQLLKEGEKVTVGIRTSMPFEHINLTVLKVDTSNPVSISEFAEKIDEPIDVLINNAGILIEERFPNVTEEGMLLSFKVNTMGPYMLIQECVKLNKLKDGSKIINISSILGSIANTGGTTSVPYSISKAALNMVTKLMAHRLRNMYVISMHPGWVKTDMGGENAPVLPEESASGIINVIRKLDKTGVFLDYTGNSIEW
- the whiA gene encoding DNA-binding protein WhiA → MKYTFSEEVKGELCQVEILSIEEARAELSGYLKGRGTYVKTSVDSYISLEVGFIPAARRIMNLMHTLGTDKKKLTLIKNRLQRKRVQIFIPTDILEKLEISIITVPEGIEKDIGLFGAFLRGLFVSTGSVTDPLRSYHFEIVSYNEQLLYYIQKNLDEILGVYGNITKLRYNYRYYLKSGQDIQELFELMGAIRASAHLEKIITSREIKADINRTLNFLSANAKRTGESNAKQIEIINKIKEAVGLENLPEDLRLFAQLRLENEELSLTEIGELYDPPLTKSMVYTKVRKLMKIYDQLDSLVREKNV
- a CDS encoding peptidylprolyl isomerase, producing the protein MSKESKDVKLRKTISKWQQIFIWVIAIAFIAGIALWALAVNYSPSAKKAKRTIEEAVGYLTVDGTPVKNEKYWIFPEEVEQTYGDLLAQYNNPTLDPAFEQPYVKTLVAVDLLNKKVILYYAEQNKIKADPAKVKEEVKKEVDAVKKDQSKSQQIKTQYGSISNYEKEFKAQKEVELTIQAVKDKLGAVSEDEMKKYYEENKADVITKYTKAEVAYATFDTKEKMQNFVALAMDKGVTAAASEASVTFTDYTLTKGTLPEELESQIFDATSTIVSFPYNETYFVFNVKSVQKVDTFDNFKASSAYSEVLGELQNKKFAENLNKWKEENKVDIAFNDPVYKTWYTALSSEEKDLLNAYKKLYEELFSEDENVRTDLPYEQKAAFIVVADRIAASTDTALEVVKADVKEFEKKIVQSIYDQIKGSSLEILRRMKEYYPEKKDIAYDYYSKLYDQIKPYLSVGGAYYVMNQLFEIYQGFADLAESTSTDVKIRADSYYKLYDMNKQLDDPKTAKEYLAKLKEIKPDYSINFETAEKELEDMMKQKETNNQTNEATQTSQNK
- the greA gene encoding transcription elongation factor GreA, translating into MEKVKLTKAGYEKLKQELDELKRQLMFEIPERIKAARELGDLSENSEYQEAKNEQGRIASRINELEQMLMNAEIISDNFDSSTVGLGDWVLLKNLENGSEMKVQLVNPQEADIFANKISIDSPLGRGINGAKKGQTIKIKAPKGIVKYQIMDITAE
- a CDS encoding peptidyl-prolyl cis-trans isomerase, yielding MINLRRVFSFLVLLSVVLFPVIALSVQQSTEVKILGYLEMDGKALEGSQITESDVEDIYQAYLDYYGSFDHIFEEPYVKALVIDQILKDRFIEYLSKKEGLSIEEFEEKHSQITDKDMEEYYDENRAEIMEEQYVDFDYAVFETQEEASSFYELAQKLGFQKALESLPETSTHETDTYEGLKKSETGDAFVDILFGDYENKLRLHSTENGNFVFYIRKLNDLSTFEQFKDSPLYAEVQSNLSQNKFQKYIEEKINSEKVNYVTAKEYEIWVKIVRGIPAEEILNHHIKDVFDSTGNLTTEEPWTISAILTVIEDAKLQDEFSKEYENGIRKLYDLGNKSFLVLARLKQYDNSEKVSIEYNVELSKILISYIENGDTLSVMQYIYNNIMELSNLSDSSNPEIRQTALEYLYKMYEALGDDEAAEVYLEQLKNENPNYEEE
- the lysS gene encoding lysine--tRNA ligase, whose product is MLKDFREQRIREIEEIRKLGINPYPYSYNKTHTTEEIKKDFEHLANGEVTDKKVSTAGRIMSIREHGKSAFFHIKDTFGRIQAYVRKDKTENYEFFKEHITMGDIIGVEGVVFKSNTGEITILVEKFELLNKPLRPMPEKWHGIKDKEILYRQRYVDMIANDETIKRFRMRSDIIRMIREFLTQKGFFEVETPILQYLTGGASARPFITHLNALDIEMYLRIATELHLKRFIVGGFDKVYEIGKIFRNEGISYKHHPEFTSIELYQAYADYEDMMNLTEELITYLVEQLYGTTKITYQGQEIDFTRPWRRVKMRDFIKENLGIDILEDSDEKMAEFLKSRGVEIDINDRGHMIEKLWDLVEDKVVQPTFLLEHPVEISPLAKKHREDPRVTERFELIIYGREMANAFSELNDPVDQLERFMNQLKLRDLGDEEAHMMDKDFVRALEYGMPPTGGLGIGIDRLVMLLTDSANIRDVIAFPLVRPEGDVDIEEIEISEEAKEGGEGR
- the nrdR gene encoding transcriptional regulator NrdR, whose translation is MRCPFCGYEDTRVLDSRELSEGRAIRRRRECPNCHARFTTYERYETGPITVVKKDGRREKFDRKKILNGLLKAFEKRPVTTEDIERIVDNVVSTLQKSGAIEISTELIGKIVMEELRKIDQVAYVRFASVYKDFREIDQFIEVIKELRNENQSKF